CTGGCGGCGGCGGCTCGGCGGCGGGCTCGCGTTCATCGGCGCGGTGAACCTCGCCGGCGCGTGGAAGGCGTACACGTACGTCACGACGCAGGGTGCCGCGCTGCGCGCCGAGGCCGCGCGCGTCCACCTGCTCAGCGACTCGGTGGCCGCGTTCCAGGCGAGCGCGAAGCACGACGTCGAGGACATCCAGTCGCACCTGCGCGAGGCGGCGGAGCAGGCCGAGGGCGCGCGCCGCGAGCGCCAGGACCAGGAGCGCGCGACGATCGACATGATGAACGGCCTCTCGTCGGCGTATCGCGACATGGTCTCGTCGTCGCAGGCCGGCGTGCAGAGCGCGCTGAACCGCACCGCCGACCTCACGCGCTCCGTCGACACGCTGAGTCACCACCTCGGCGACACGCGCGTCGCGTCGGGCCACGTGCTCGACTCCATGCGGACGTTAGGCAACAGCATCGCCGCGAACGTCGACAGCCTGCGCGGGCAAGTGCAGGGCGTGTGGAACGTGGTGCTGCGGCAGCAGCCCGGCGTGTGGCAGCGCATCGGCCTGAGCGGGCTCGAAGCGAACGTCCGCGTGATCCACCGCGGCGGCAAGCGCGTCTCGATGCAGATCCGCGAGCCTAACGTCTCCGCGTCGAGCATCTGGGAGACGACGGAGCTGTCGTACGCCGGCCCCGACTCGGTGCGCTGGAAGTGCTTCTGGGGAAAACGCCACCGCTACGCGCTCGGCATCCTGTGGGGGATCAAGCAGCACCAGTCGATCGTGTTCTGGAAGCCGAACCCGTATCCGGACCTCGTGCAGGTGCAGCTCGCCGTGGCCGACGGCGAGCCGCCGCCGGGCGCGGAGGCGCCGCACTGCCCCCGGTGAGCGCGTCACCCGTCACGCGTCACACGCTGTCGCAGCCAGTCGAAGATCCGCCGCTCCCACGGCTCCGCGTCGCGCACGAGATCTTCCGGGTGCCACTGCACGCCTAACGCGGGCCACGCCGGGTCGTGCGACTCCACCGCTTCCACCACACCGTCGTCGCACCACGCGGCGGCGGTGAGCGGCGGTGCGACGCGCGCGATCGCCTGGTGGTGGTAGGAGTTCACGTCGAGCGACGTCGCGTCGAGCACCCGCGCGAGCGCGCTCGCCGGCGCGACGGTGATCGGGTGGACGCGGGCGCGGCGGTCGGCCATGCGGTCGTGCCGCGCGCCGCACGCCGCGTCGTCGCCGAGGTGCTGCGCGAGCGTGCCGCCCAACGCGACGTTGAGGAGCTGCGCGCCGCGGCAGATCGCGAGCGTCGGCACGCGGCGTCGCTGCGCGGCGCGGGCGAGCGCCACCTCCCACCGGTCGCGCCGCTCGGCGAACGGCCCCGCGGCCGCGTGCGGCGTCTCGCCGTAGTGCGCGGGGTCGATGTCCTCGCCGCCGGAGAGCAGCAGCGCGTCCACCGCGTCGAGCGCCGCGTCCGCCTGGGCCGGGTCCGACGGCGGGAGGAGCACCGGGAGCATCCCGGCGGCGCGCAGCGCGTCGAGGTACGCCGCGTCGACGACCGCGGCATCGATCGGCGCGGGGCCGCCATCGTTCACGCGGGTCACCGTCGCGGTGACGCCGACGATGGGCGGGCGCGTGGGGCGGCGAGTGGAGGCGGTCATGTCGCGGAATCCTAACGACGATCGACCGCGGGATCGCGCTGCGGCGAGCGGCGGCGCGGCGCGCGTTCGGCGCGCGGGCGCGTGGCTCCCCGAGGGGCCACCCTCCTGGAGGCTTGGATCGCGGATCAGCGGATGCGCGAATCCGCCGATCCGCTTACCAAACGCGAGGAGCCTTCCCTCGGGAGGCGTCGTGAGCCGGCGCCGCGATGCATCCAGTGGGATCCGGTCCGCGTCGGATCGGTACCGTGGCGTGCAGCGCGTGTAGCACCTTGGGCGAAGGGGGGGGAGCCCCCCTAGGACCTAGGGACCGCGCCCGACCTCGATCGTCCCGCCGTCAGGTGTCCCGCCGTCGCTCACAAGTGTTTGAGGAACCGTTCCGGCGCCTCCAGAAACGCCCGCGTCAACGTCACGTGCGGCAGCTCGGCGTAGGGCACCTCGCGCACCGGCGGGTCGTCGAACGCGTAGATGCGCGCGCCGGGATAGGCGAGCAGGATCGGTGAGTGGGTGGCGATCACGCACTGCGCGCCGTGGCGCACCGCGCGGTCGACGATGGCGAGGAGCGCGAGCTGGCGGCGCGGGGAGAGCGGCGCTTCCGGCTCGTCGAGCAGGTACAGGCCGTCGTGCATGCGCGTCGCGAAGAGGTCGAGGAAGCTCTCCCCGTGCGACCGCGCGTCGACGCGCGGGAGCAGACGCGCCGCGGCCTCGGCGTCGGCGTCCGGCTCGTCGGCGCTCCACGCGTCGCGATCGCCGGGCGCACGGGCGCGGCGCTCCCGCTCCTCGCGCGCCACGCGCGCCGTCGTCAGCGCCCGGCGCCGCAGGTGGCCGAAGAAGTCCTCGGCCCGGAGGAAGAAGCCGCGCCGCGTACGCACCGACCAGGCGAGGCGCAGCACGGCGGCGAGCGCGCGCGGGCCGGCGAGCGTCGCGTCGTCGACCGCGTCGGCGGCGCCCAACGTCGGCAGCTCCGCGGCGACCGCGATCGCCTCGAGCAGCGTCGACTTGCCCGACCCGTTCTCGCCGACGAAGCAGACGACCGGCGCGTCGAGGTCGAGCGCGTCGAGCGCGCGGACGGCGGGCACGTCGAACGGGTAGACGCCCGACGCGCGCGCGGCGTCCGCGGTCGGCTTCCACGAGAGGCGCAGGAGGTGGGGCGCGCGCGGCACGCCCGCAAGCTCGCGCCGCGCCGCGCGCCGCGGCAGCCCCCGCGGCACTCGGGCGCCGCCTAACGACCGCCCAACGGCTCCCCGTGCGGCGGCGTTCATGCCGCAGTTGGGCCGACCGCGTGCCGCCGTTGGGCACCCGTTGGGCACCCGTTGGGCACCCGTAGGGCACCTGTTAGGCCCCCCCGTTGCAAATTGGACGCATTCGAGTACGTTTTCCGGCACGGAAGCGACGACGCGCCCTACACACAGGAGACCGACCCATGCCCACCGCCGAGCGCTACTCTCGTTACCGGGAAGACCAGACCACGATCTGGGTGAGCAAGACCGCCGCGGACTTCCTGTCCCGTGAGCGCAACTCCCCCGGCGAGGGCGCCGCGGCCGTGCTCGACCGCGTGCTGAACGAGTACCGCAAGCTGCGCCGCGCGGGCGGTGGCGGTGCGACCGGTGGTGCCGCGAGCGGCGGCGCCACGAAGGCTGCGTCGAAGGGTGGCGCCACGAAGGGCGCGGCGAAGTCCGGCGGCGCCGGCACGCGCGGCACGCGTTCGGCCTCGCGCGGCGCGTCGAAGGGCGGCGCGAAGACCGGGCGCCGGGCCTAACGGACCCGCAGCGCATCGCGCGACGACGCCCCCCGCGACGGTCACACGGCCGCCGCGGGGGGCGTCGTCGCGTTCGCGCGTCCCCGGACGGAGCGCTCATGTCCGACTTCGATCTGCACGCCGCCGCCGCGCGCGCGCGCTGGCCGAGCGCGGGTTCGCCGTCGCGCCGAGCGACGCCGCCCTGCGCGAGGTCGCCGCGACGCCGCCGGCGCCTGCCGCGCCGCCTCCTGCGGTCCGCGATCTGCGCGAGCTGCCGTGGTCGTCGATCGACAACGCGGAGTCGAAAGACCTCGACCAGGTGGAGTGGGCCGAGCGCGCCGACGACGGCGCGGTGCGCGTGCTCGTCGGCATCGCCGACGTCGACGCGCTCGTGCCGCGCGGGTCCGCCGTCGACGCCGACGCGGCGCACAACGCGACGTCGGTGTACGCCGGCGCCGACGTGTTCCCGATGCTCCCGCTCGCGCTCTCCGCCGACCGCACCTCGCTGCTCGAGGGCGAGGACCGGCTCGCGATCGTCGTGGAGCTGCGCGTCGCCGCCGACGGCACCGTCGAGCGTGCCGACGTCTATCGCGCGCTCCTGCGCAACCGCGCGAAGCTCGCCTACGATGACGTCGGCGCGTGGCTGGAGCGCGGCGGCGCGCCGCCCGAGAGTGTGGCGCGCGTCCCCGAGCTCTCCGCGCAGATCCTCCTGCAGTACGACGCCGCGCGACGGCTGCAGGCGGAGCGCGACCGCGCCGGCGCGCTCGACTTCGAGACGATCGAGGCGCGCCCCGTCACGAAGGGCGGCGCCGTCGTCGGCCTCGCCGTCGTGCACAAGAACGCCGCGCGCGAGCTGATCGAGGACTTCATGATCGCCGCGAACGTCGCCATCGCGCGCTTCCTCGAAGCGCACGGCTCGTCCGGCATTCGCCGCGTCGTGCGCGAGCCGGAGCGGTGGGCGCGCATCGTCGAGATCGCGCGTCGGTACGGCGACGCGCTCCCCGACGCGCCCGACTCGCGCGCGCTCGCCGCGTTCCTGGCGCGCCGCCGCGCCGCCGATCCGCTGCGCTTCCCCGACCTCTCGCTGTCGATCGTGAAGCTGATGGGTCCCGGCGAGTACGCGCTCGACCGCCCCGGCCACGACCCCGGCGGCCACTTCGGCCTCGCCGCCGAGGACTACTCGCACGCGACGGCGCCGAACCGCCGCTACGCGGATCTCGTCACGCAGCGCCTCGTGAAGGCGGTGCTCGCCGGCGCGCCGCAGCCCTACACCGACGACGAGCTCGGGTCACTCGCCGCGCACTGCACCGAGCGCGAGGACGCCGCCCGCGCCGTCGAGCGCACGGTGCGCAAGACGGCCGCCGCGCTGCTGCTCGCGTCGCGCATCGGCGACACGTTCGACGCGATCGTCACCGGCGCCGCGCGCAAGGGCACGTTCGTGCGTCTCCTCGATCCGCCGGCCGAGGGACGCGTCGTGCGCGGCGAGGCCGGGATGGACGTCGGCGAACGCGTGCGCGTGCGGCTGCTCTCCGTCGATCCCGAGCGCGGGTACGTCGACTTCGAGGGTACCGAGGGATAGCCCGGTCTATTGTCGCCATTCGAGTTTTAACCGCGGAGGACGCAGAGTGCCGCAGAGGACTGCGCACACAAAGGCAGTGCTCTGCGCCCTCTGCGTCCTCCCGCGGTTCAATGTCTCTGGTCGCGCGTCACGCCTCACCCGTGAGCGCCTGCCGCCATTTCGCGACGAGCTCCGGCCTGGCCACGGGCGGACGGTAGTCGAGCCGCTCGAGCGTGCGCACGAGGAGGTCCGCGATGAGCCAGTCCCGCGCGCGCTTGTCGTCCGCCGGCACGACGTACCACGGCGCCCACGTGGTGCTCGTCTGCGCGAGCGCGTCCCGGTACGCGGCGGTGTACTCGCTCCACAGCGCGCGGTCGTCGAGGTCGCCCTCGCGGAACTTCCAGTTCTTCGACGGGTCGTCCACGCGCTCGAGCAGTCGCTGCCGCTGTTCCTCGCGCGAGATGTGGAGGCACAGCTTCACCTGCACGACGCCCTCGTCGGCGAGCAGCTGCTCGAACGCGTTGATGTGGGCGTAGCGTCGTCGCCACGTCGACTCGGGGACGAGCCCGCGCACGCGCGCGACGAGCACGTCCTCGTAGTGCGAGCGGTTGAAGATCCCGACGATGCCGTGCGGCGGCACCACCGCGTGCACGCGCCAGAGGAAATCGTGGCGCCGGTCGAGCGGCGTCGGCGCCTCGAAGCGCGCGACCTGCGACCCTTGCGGGTTGAGCGCGGAGAACACGCGCCGGATGACGCCGTCCTTGCCGGACGCGTCGCGTCCCTGGAGCACGACCATGAGCGCGCGACGCCCGTCGGCGTAGAGCGATGCCTGCAGCTCGCCGAGCCGGTCGAGCAGCTCGTGCGTCGCGTCGCGCAGGTCGTCGCGGTCGGGCGCCCAACGCGGCGGCGCGGCGTCACGGTCGTCGAGGTCGGGACGCTCGCCGAGGGGAACGGGTGCGAGGTGCTTGGTCATCGCGAAGGCCGTGACGGTGAGACGTGGCGCGTTCGAATGGTACCGCGGCGCCGAGTGGACGGATCTATTATGGGCGTGGGGGGGGGAGCCCCCCGGGACCTAGGTACCACGCGTCACACGTCACGCGCCACGCGTCACCGTGCTCCGGCATGCCGCACTTCACCTACGTGCTCGCCCTGCTGTTCACCGAGGACCGCCGCCGCGTGGTGCTCATGCACAAGACACGCCCGGCGTGGCAGGCCGGCCGCGTGAATGCACTCGGCGGCAAGCTGCTGCCCGGCGAGAGCGCGCTCGACGCGGCGCGGCGCGAGGTGCGCGAGGAGGCCGGGGTCGACGTCGCGACGTGGGAGGAGTTCCTCGTCTGGGACGACCCCGTCTACCGCATGCACGCCGTGCGCGCGTTCGACGCGGCCGCCCATGGCGCGCGCACCGCCGAGGACCAGGCGGTGTTCCTCGCCGACGCCGCGGCGCTGCCGCCCAACGTGATCGACAACCTGCGCTGGCTCGTCCCGCTCGCGCTCGACCGCGACGTCGCCGCGCCGGTCGCCGTCCGCAGCGCGGCGCCCGAGGGCTCGGGGCTCACCGAGCCGCCGCCTAACGGTTGAGCGTCGCGGCCGTCTTCTTCGACGTCGGCGAGACGCTCGTCGACGAGTCGCGTCTCTGGCGGCTGTGGGCCGACTGGCTCGGCGTGCCGCGTGACGCGTTCCTCGACGCGCTCTACGCGGTGATCGCGCGCGGCGAGCACCACCGCCGCGTGTTCGACGTCGTGCGCCCCGATCTCGCGCCGTTCGACGTCGACGCGGCCCGCCGCGTGCGCGCCGCCGCGGGGTGGCCCGAGGACCGGTTCACCGCCGACGACGTCTACCCCGACGCGGTCCCCAGCCTGCGCGCGCTCGCCGAGCGCGGGTACGTCGTCGGCATCGCGGGCAACCAGCCGGCGTGGACCGAGGCGATGCTGCGCGGGCTCGACGCGCGCATCGACGTCGTCGCGTCCAGCGAGCGGTGGGGCGTCGAGAAGCCGTCGCCCGCGTTCTTCGCGCATCTCGCCGGCTCGGTCGCCCTCCCGCCGTCGGCGATCGTCTACGTCGGCGACCGTCTCGACAACGACGTGCTCCCCGCGCTCGACGCCGGCATGGCGGGCATCCTGCTGCGCCGCGGGCCGTGGGGCACCGCGCACGCGCTCCACCCCGACGCCGCGCGCGCCACCGCAATCATCGACGGGCTCGCCGAGCTGCCTAACCTCGTTGGGCGCCTCTAGAGAATTCCCCTGCCGAACGCGGAGGCGAGCAGGTCCACCGCGAGCTCCGCGGTGTGGTTGTGCCGGTCCAGGATGGGATTGATCTCCACGAGGTCCATCCCGACCAGCGCGCCGGTGTCGCTGATCATCTCCATCGCGAGGTGCGCCTCGCGCATCGTCGCGCCGCCGCGCACCGGCGTGCCGACCCCCGGTGCCTCCGCCGGATCGACCCAGTCCGCGTCGCACGACACGTGGATCCCGCCCGTGCCGCGCGAGGCGATCTCGATCGCGTCGCTCATCACGGCGCGCAGCCCGCGCTCGTCGATGTCGCGCATCGTGAACGCGGCGATCCCCGCCTGCCGGATGAACGCCTTCTCGGGCGGGTCGAGGTCGCGCAGGCCGACGAACGCGAGGTTCTCCGCGCGCACGGCCGGGTACACGCTCGACACGTGCGACAGGCGCGGGTCGCCGCTGCCTAACAGGTGCGCCACCGGCATGCCGTGCACGTTGCCGCTGTGGCTCGTCTCCGGCGTGTGCAGGTCGCCGTGCGCGTCGAGCCAGATGAGGCCGAGCCGCTGCCCGCGTTCCCCGAGCGCCGTCGCCACGCCGGCGACGGATCCCGCGCCTAACGAATGGTCGCCGCCGAGGACGAGCGGCACCGCGCCGAGGCGGACCGTCGTCGCGGTGAGCGCGGCCAGCTCCTCGCAGACGAGCGCGATCGACGGCAGGAAGTCACGGCCCGTGCCCCCTTCGCCGGCCGGCCCGAGCGTCGTGCGGTCGGGGACGCGCACGTTGCCACAGTCCTCGACGGTGTAGCCGAGCTGCGCGAGCCGGTCGGCGAGCCCGGCGAGCCGCAGCGCCGACGGCCCCATGTCGACCCCGCGGCGGCTCGCCCCGAGGTCCATCGGGACGCCGATGATGCGCACCGCATCGACCTTGCGGGGCACGACGGCGGCGGGCGACGGGGCGGTGGCGGGCATGGCGACGGGCATGGTGACGGGCGGCGTGGTGGTCGACATCGGAGTGCGGCGGCGCGGTGCGGGTGAGCGCGGCACGAGCGGGAGCGAGAGGATCGTGCCGCGCGGCGTCCAGCGACAAGCCCACCGAGTGCGCAGGATGTCCTAGCGTTCTGGCGATCTGCCAGCGACGATTGGCGATATGTCAGACCGCCGGCCGCCCACCCCGCCCTCGCTCGACGCCGTCGACCACCGGCTCATCGCCCTGCTGCGCGACAACGCCCGCACCTCGGTGGCCCGGCTCGCCGAGGCCCTCGGCGTGTCGCGCGGCACGGTGCAGAACCGCGTCGACCGACTCGTCGCCGGCGGCGTGCTGCTCGGCTTCACGGTGCGCACCGCCCCGGAGGCCGCCGCGCACCGGGTGCGCGCGGTGACGATGATCGCCGTCGAGGGGGAGCGCTCCGAGGCGATCCTCCACACCCTGCGCGGCTTCCCCGAGGTCCGCGCGCTCCACACGACGAACGGGCGCTGGGACATCGTGGCCGAGCTGGGCACCGACACGCTCGCGTCGTTCGACGAGGTGCTGCGCCGCATCCGGCTCATCAAAGGGGTCGCGAGCTCGGAAACGAGTCTGCTGCTGTCGACGCACAAGCTGTGACGTCTCACAGAGGACTGCCTCTTCGAACAGCAACAGATCTGGGGATGAAAGGATCCTGAGGGGTCCTGGGATCCTTTCATCCCCAGGTATTTGCTGTTGGTGTTCTCCGCGTCCTCCGCGCCTCCGCGTGAGACCGGCCTAACGCTGCTTTCTGGCCACGAACGTCCCGTCGTACCGCGACGTCCCGAGCTGCACCCACGCGGTGCCCGCCACGCTGTCGCCGGCGAACGGCCCGTCGAAGTGCAGCGTCCGGCCGCCGCCGAACGTGCTGAAGCCGAACGTCACCGAGTTCTCGACCACGAACAGCGTCGTGAACGACGTGAAGCTCTCCGACGGGTCGCAGCGGCCGGGCGCGGTGCACAGCACGTCGGTGAGCCGCACGTCGGGGAAGCCGATGTGCGCCGGGTCGGTCGCCACGACCGTGTCGCCGACGACGAGCGTTCCCGTCAACGTCGCCTCCGACGGCTCCGTCGTCGACGAGCGCCGGACGTCCGGCACGAACGTCGGGAACGTCGCCCGCAGCGCGTACGTGCCGACCATCTTGTGCGTGACGTGTGCCGGGCCCGCGGGCGCGTCCGCGTCGCCACCGCACGCGCCTAACGCGAGGGACGCCGCGAGACCGAGCCGCACCGTCCTACGCACCGCCCGCCCGCCGTCGCGCGGTCGACGTCGGCCGGCGACACCCCGATGCGAGCCGGCGCGCCGCATCCGCCTCCGGGTACAGCGAGCGCGCGGCGAGCGCCGCCTCGCATCGACGCCGTCCGCTCGCGATCTCCGCCTGCCGCACCCGCACGCGGTAGCTCCCCGGGTCGAGCCGCGCCGCCATCGCGATCGCGCTCGCGTTCCCCGTGCTGAACAGCCCCATCGCGATCGTCTGGCCGAGGCTGCGCACCGCACTCGCGATCAGCAGCAGCGCGAGCGCCAGCGCGCCTAACCGCCGCAGCCCGCGCGGCGGCCGCAGCACGCGTCCCGCCA
This DNA window, taken from Gemmatirosa kalamazoonensis, encodes the following:
- a CDS encoding HAD family hydrolase — encoded protein: MSVAAVFFDVGETLVDESRLWRLWADWLGVPRDAFLDALYAVIARGEHHRRVFDVVRPDLAPFDVDAARRVRAAAGWPEDRFTADDVYPDAVPSLRALAERGYVVGIAGNQPAWTEAMLRGLDARIDVVASSERWGVEKPSPAFFAHLAGSVALPPSAIVYVGDRLDNDVLPALDAGMAGILLRRGPWGTAHALHPDAARATAIIDGLAELPNLVGRL
- a CDS encoding gamma-glutamyl-gamma-aminobutyrate hydrolase family protein, with amino-acid sequence MTASTRRPTRPPIVGVTATVTRVNDGGPAPIDAAVVDAAYLDALRAAGMLPVLLPPSDPAQADAALDAVDALLLSGGEDIDPAHYGETPHAAAGPFAERRDRWEVALARAAQRRRVPTLAICRGAQLLNVALGGTLAQHLGDDAACGARHDRMADRRARVHPITVAPASALARVLDATSLDVNSYHHQAIARVAPPLTAAAWCDDGVVEAVESHDPAWPALGVQWHPEDLVRDAEPWERRIFDWLRQRVTRDG
- a CDS encoding RNB domain-containing ribonuclease, which produces MAERGFAVAPSDAALREVAATPPAPAAPPPAVRDLRELPWSSIDNAESKDLDQVEWAERADDGAVRVLVGIADVDALVPRGSAVDADAAHNATSVYAGADVFPMLPLALSADRTSLLEGEDRLAIVVELRVAADGTVERADVYRALLRNRAKLAYDDVGAWLERGGAPPESVARVPELSAQILLQYDAARRLQAERDRAGALDFETIEARPVTKGGAVVGLAVVHKNAARELIEDFMIAANVAIARFLEAHGSSGIRRVVREPERWARIVEIARRYGDALPDAPDSRALAAFLARRRAADPLRFPDLSLSIVKLMGPGEYALDRPGHDPGGHFGLAAEDYSHATAPNRRYADLVTQRLVKAVLAGAPQPYTDDELGSLAAHCTEREDAARAVERTVRKTAAALLLASRIGDTFDAIVTGAARKGTFVRLLDPPAEGRVVRGEAGMDVGERVRVRLLSVDPERGYVDFEGTEG
- the rocF gene encoding arginase, with product MSTTTPPVTMPVAMPATAPSPAAVVPRKVDAVRIIGVPMDLGASRRGVDMGPSALRLAGLADRLAQLGYTVEDCGNVRVPDRTTLGPAGEGGTGRDFLPSIALVCEELAALTATTVRLGAVPLVLGGDHSLGAGSVAGVATALGERGQRLGLIWLDAHGDLHTPETSHSGNVHGMPVAHLLGSGDPRLSHVSSVYPAVRAENLAFVGLRDLDPPEKAFIRQAGIAAFTMRDIDERGLRAVMSDAIEIASRGTGGIHVSCDADWVDPAEAPGVGTPVRGGATMREAHLAMEMISDTGALVGMDLVEINPILDRHNHTAELAVDLLASAFGRGIL
- a CDS encoding PPK2 family polyphosphate kinase codes for the protein MTKHLAPVPLGERPDLDDRDAAPPRWAPDRDDLRDATHELLDRLGELQASLYADGRRALMVVLQGRDASGKDGVIRRVFSALNPQGSQVARFEAPTPLDRRHDFLWRVHAVVPPHGIVGIFNRSHYEDVLVARVRGLVPESTWRRRYAHINAFEQLLADEGVVQVKLCLHISREEQRQRLLERVDDPSKNWKFREGDLDDRALWSEYTAAYRDALAQTSTTWAPWYVVPADDKRARDWLIADLLVRTLERLDYRPPVARPELVAKWRQALTGEA
- a CDS encoding NUDIX domain-containing protein translates to MPHFTYVLALLFTEDRRRVVLMHKTRPAWQAGRVNALGGKLLPGESALDAARREVREEAGVDVATWEEFLVWDDPVYRMHAVRAFDAAAHGARTAEDQAVFLADAAALPPNVIDNLRWLVPLALDRDVAAPVAVRSAAPEGSGLTEPPPNG
- a CDS encoding Lrp/AsnC family transcriptional regulator, whose amino-acid sequence is MSDRRPPTPPSLDAVDHRLIALLRDNARTSVARLAEALGVSRGTVQNRVDRLVAGGVLLGFTVRTAPEAAAHRVRAVTMIAVEGERSEAILHTLRGFPEVRALHTTNGRWDIVAELGTDTLASFDEVLRRIRLIKGVASSETSLLLSTHKL
- a CDS encoding AAA family ATPase → MPRAPHLLRLSWKPTADAARASGVYPFDVPAVRALDALDLDAPVVCFVGENGSGKSTLLEAIAVAAELPTLGAADAVDDATLAGPRALAAVLRLAWSVRTRRGFFLRAEDFFGHLRRRALTTARVAREERERRARAPGDRDAWSADEPDADAEAAARLLPRVDARSHGESFLDLFATRMHDGLYLLDEPEAPLSPRRQLALLAIVDRAVRHGAQCVIATHSPILLAYPGARIYAFDDPPVREVPYAELPHVTLTRAFLEAPERFLKHL